A stretch of Fundicoccus culcitae DNA encodes these proteins:
- a CDS encoding DUF1492 domain-containing protein, protein MIPKKFLQQAFYLDQRINSKIEQIATLNSLARKATSTLSDMPKAPGRNTSRLEDIIVKIVMLQEEINNDIDSLVDIKIRITEMINDMEDKEQQMVLEKRYLNFSSFEQIAVDLNFSIQHVFRIHKQALSEIEPVIKEYEENKDESK, encoded by the coding sequence TTGATACCTAAGAAATTTTTACAACAAGCTTTTTATTTGGATCAGCGTATTAACAGTAAAATTGAACAGATTGCTACACTGAACTCCTTGGCACGAAAAGCAACGAGCACCTTATCGGATATGCCTAAAGCACCAGGACGCAATACTTCTCGGTTGGAAGACATTATCGTGAAGATTGTGATGCTTCAAGAAGAAATCAATAATGACATTGATTCTTTAGTCGATATCAAAATTCGAATTACTGAAATGATTAATGACATGGAAGATAAAGAGCAACAGATGGTTTTGGAAAAAAGGTACTTGAATTTTTCATCCTTTGAGCAGATAGCAGTCGACTTAAACTTTAGTATTCAGCATGTCTTTCGAATTCATAAACAAGCACTGTCAGAAATTGAGCCAGTCATAAAAGAGTATGAAGAAAATAAAGATGAGAGTAAATGA
- a CDS encoding phage/plasmid primase, P4 family — translation MILYTTKTREKANSFIFPNRIEAHHEEEFKEAMQYDHVTAEYENNHRANANFISSNVVVMDLDNDHSNDASDWIDIEDVKLVFEGVKMALVSSRNHWKQKENQSPRPRFHVYFPVHPIHDATEYRQIKDAILNFFPYFDANAMDSARLIFGVENPNVQFVKGDQFVTDILVDDFEEWDASQNLILEGGRNNFMSQYAGRVLIRLGDTDEARKLFNQKSLLCSPPLPDEELDKIWQSALKFGQRVSKSPDYIPPEQFKPSLTLKPTDYSDVGQATVLAEEYQRKLRYSPATDYLIYNGSYWEESKPKSLGVAQELTFRQLEEAEQQIIEFTTQLEQNGGLAIIESVGDKKALEVFNKQQRIAFQNLQVAKVYQKYAIKRRDDRGINASLRQAQSMLEINHSDLDTNEFLLNTPSQTINLMTGEVLDHNSEDFITKQTTVDSGKENLKIWLDALDTFFLGDTELIDYVQQIVGLSIIGKVYVEALIIAYGDGRNGKSTFWNTISRILGNYGGNLSADVLTVNNRRNVKPELAEAKGKRLLISAELQEGMRLNTSIVKQLCSTDEIFAEKKYKSPFSFVPSHTLVLYTNHLPKVGAIDRGTWRRLVVIPFEAKIEGRSDVKNYGDHLYHEAGGAILSWMIEGAKKVIASDFKISLPQKVRDAIEDYKESNDWLGQFLNECCELDTTFMEKSGPLYEEYRAFCFRTGEYARSTTDFYAALSTEGFVRRRRSDGNYIQGLKLNSEFS, via the coding sequence ATGATTTTATACACAACTAAGACCAGGGAGAAGGCCAATAGCTTTATCTTTCCTAATCGCATTGAAGCACATCATGAAGAAGAATTTAAGGAAGCCATGCAGTATGACCATGTGACGGCAGAGTATGAAAATAATCATCGCGCTAATGCGAATTTTATTTCGTCTAATGTCGTCGTAATGGATTTAGATAATGACCACTCCAATGATGCGTCTGATTGGATAGATATTGAGGATGTGAAACTAGTATTTGAGGGTGTGAAGATGGCTTTGGTATCGAGTCGAAATCATTGGAAACAGAAAGAAAACCAATCACCGCGACCTCGTTTCCATGTCTATTTCCCAGTTCATCCCATTCATGATGCAACCGAGTATCGTCAAATTAAAGATGCAATTCTTAACTTTTTTCCCTACTTCGATGCGAACGCAATGGACAGTGCGCGTTTAATATTTGGTGTTGAAAATCCAAACGTTCAATTCGTTAAAGGGGACCAATTTGTTACCGATATATTGGTTGATGATTTTGAAGAATGGGATGCCAGTCAGAATTTAATTCTTGAAGGTGGTCGTAATAACTTTATGAGCCAGTATGCTGGTCGAGTTTTGATTCGATTAGGCGATACCGATGAAGCACGAAAGTTATTTAATCAAAAATCGCTGTTATGTTCGCCACCATTACCCGATGAGGAATTGGATAAAATTTGGCAGTCAGCCTTAAAGTTTGGTCAACGTGTTTCTAAATCGCCAGACTATATTCCGCCAGAACAATTCAAGCCCAGTTTGACCTTAAAACCAACTGACTACTCTGATGTGGGGCAAGCGACAGTATTGGCTGAGGAATACCAAAGAAAGCTACGATATTCTCCAGCAACAGATTATTTAATTTATAACGGAAGTTACTGGGAAGAATCGAAACCGAAGTCATTAGGAGTTGCTCAAGAACTAACCTTTCGTCAGTTAGAAGAAGCTGAACAACAGATTATCGAATTTACAACGCAGCTGGAACAGAATGGCGGCCTAGCCATTATTGAAAGTGTTGGAGATAAGAAGGCCTTAGAGGTATTTAACAAACAACAGAGAATTGCCTTTCAAAATTTACAAGTAGCTAAAGTTTATCAGAAGTATGCGATTAAACGTCGTGATGATCGTGGCATTAATGCATCACTCCGTCAGGCTCAGTCAATGCTAGAAATCAATCACTCAGATTTGGATACCAATGAGTTCTTGTTAAATACACCCAGTCAGACCATTAATCTAATGACCGGTGAAGTACTTGACCATAATTCAGAGGATTTTATTACGAAACAAACGACAGTCGATTCGGGGAAAGAAAACTTAAAGATTTGGTTAGATGCCTTGGACACGTTCTTTCTGGGTGATACAGAGTTAATTGACTATGTACAACAAATCGTTGGCCTTTCAATTATTGGAAAAGTATATGTCGAAGCCTTGATTATTGCTTATGGCGATGGTCGTAACGGGAAGTCGACGTTTTGGAATACCATCTCACGTATCCTAGGAAACTATGGTGGGAATTTATCAGCGGATGTATTAACGGTCAATAACCGAAGAAATGTGAAACCAGAATTGGCAGAAGCTAAAGGCAAACGTCTACTCATCTCTGCCGAGCTTCAAGAAGGGATGCGACTGAATACCTCAATCGTTAAACAGCTTTGTTCCACCGATGAAATCTTTGCTGAGAAGAAGTACAAGTCACCATTTAGCTTTGTCCCAAGTCATACCTTAGTCCTTTACACGAATCATCTACCAAAGGTCGGTGCCATTGACCGTGGAACTTGGCGACGATTAGTCGTGATTCCATTTGAAGCAAAAATAGAAGGGCGCAGTGATGTGAAGAATTATGGCGACCATCTATACCATGAAGCGGGCGGAGCCATCTTGTCATGGATGATTGAAGGGGCGAAAAAGGTAATTGCTTCAGACTTCAAGATATCTCTTCCTCAAAAGGTACGGGATGCCATTGAGGATTATAAAGAAAGTAATGATTGGTTGGGGCAATTCCTCAATGAATGTTGTGAGTTAGATACTACGTTTATGGAGAAGTCTGGCCCTTTGTATGAAGAATATCGAGCTTTCTGTTTTAGAACAGGTGAATATGCTCGAAGTACCACTGATTTTTATGCAGCACTTTCAACTGAGGGCTTTGTTCGTCGACGTCGGAGTGATGGAAATTACATCCAAGGATTGAAGTTAAATTCAGAATTTTCTTAA
- a CDS encoding PDDEXK family nuclease, translating to MQKISEYKIEEHLVKAVKAHGGLCIKINTTSMTGLPDRLLLLPRGKFAFVEVKRPGIKPRPIQVKRMNDLKQLGFQCYVLDSLKQINFIIEEVTANEV from the coding sequence ATGCAAAAAATAAGTGAATATAAAATTGAAGAACATTTGGTAAAAGCTGTGAAAGCACACGGCGGGTTATGTATAAAAATAAATACAACAAGCATGACGGGCTTACCCGATCGGTTACTTTTATTACCTAGAGGGAAGTTTGCTTTTGTAGAAGTGAAGAGACCTGGCATAAAACCTAGACCTATCCAAGTGAAGCGAATGAACGATTTGAAACAGTTAGGGTTTCAATGCTATGTGCTGGATAGTTTAAAACAAATAAATTTTATCATTGAGGAGGTGACAGCCAATGAAGTTTAA
- a CDS encoding DEAD/DEAH box helicase — protein sequence MKFNPYPYQAAMIDYIERHEVSALFLQMGLGKTVITLSAIHNLMFDSFEVKKVLIIAPIRVARDTWPDECDKWEHLKLLNYSTVIGSAKERTLALKQKADIYFINRENVDWLVNKTELPFDFDMVVIDELSSFKSHTAKRFKALVQVRPFIRRMVGLTGTPSSNGLMDLWAPFRILDKGERLGRFITHYRNTYFEPDKRNGMIIYSYKLRLGAEEAIYEKIGDITVSMKAEDYLDMPELVMNQVGVELSNKEQATYDQLKKDMLVTLGDKEIDAVNAAVLSGKLLQMASGSVYGEERESIHLHDKKLDALEDLIEGANGKPLLLIYWYKHELLRIKERFDVRELKSKQDFRDWNKGAIPVAVIHPASAGHGLNLQSGGSTIVWFTLTWSLELYEQTNARLYRQGQTESVVVHHIIAKNTLDEYVLKALENKSKGQNALIDAVKADMEVS from the coding sequence ATGAAGTTTAACCCTTATCCTTATCAAGCAGCGATGATTGATTACATTGAAAGGCATGAAGTGAGTGCCTTATTCCTACAAATGGGTTTAGGGAAAACAGTGATTACCTTATCTGCAATTCACAATTTGATGTTTGATTCCTTTGAAGTTAAGAAGGTATTAATTATTGCACCGATTCGAGTCGCAAGAGACACTTGGCCAGATGAGTGTGATAAATGGGAACACCTAAAGTTACTCAATTATTCAACGGTCATTGGCAGTGCGAAAGAACGAACCCTTGCATTGAAGCAGAAAGCGGATATCTATTTTATTAACCGCGAGAATGTTGATTGGTTGGTTAATAAAACTGAGCTTCCATTTGATTTCGATATGGTTGTGATTGATGAATTGTCTAGCTTCAAATCACATACTGCGAAACGATTCAAAGCATTAGTCCAAGTTAGACCATTCATCAGACGGATGGTAGGGCTAACTGGAACCCCGTCGAGTAATGGGTTGATGGACTTATGGGCTCCTTTTAGAATTCTTGATAAAGGTGAACGTCTGGGACGATTTATTACCCATTATCGAAACACATACTTTGAACCCGATAAACGGAATGGCATGATTATCTATTCATACAAGTTACGTCTTGGTGCTGAAGAAGCTATCTATGAAAAAATTGGAGATATTACTGTTTCCATGAAAGCAGAAGACTATCTGGATATGCCAGAGCTAGTGATGAATCAAGTAGGTGTTGAACTATCTAATAAAGAACAAGCTACTTATGATCAACTCAAAAAAGATATGTTGGTGACCTTGGGAGACAAAGAAATTGATGCAGTCAATGCTGCAGTGCTCTCTGGCAAGTTACTTCAGATGGCTAGTGGTAGCGTGTATGGGGAAGAACGTGAGTCAATTCATCTTCATGATAAAAAGTTAGATGCTTTGGAAGATTTAATCGAGGGTGCGAATGGAAAACCACTCCTTCTTATTTATTGGTACAAGCATGAACTTCTCCGAATCAAGGAACGGTTCGATGTGAGAGAACTTAAAAGTAAACAGGATTTTAGAGATTGGAATAAGGGAGCAATTCCAGTGGCAGTGATTCATCCAGCCAGTGCGGGACATGGTTTGAACTTACAATCAGGTGGTTCAACGATTGTGTGGTTCACTTTAACATGGTCCTTAGAATTATACGAACAAACGAATGCGAGATTATATCGGCAAGGTCAAACCGAGAGTGTGGTCGTTCACCATATCATAGCCAAGAACACCTTGGATGAATACGTGCTTAAAGCTTTGGAAAATAAAAGCAAAGGTCAAAATGCCTTGATTGATGCGGTAAAAGCAGACATGGAGGTGAGTTAA
- a CDS encoding DUF7768 domain-containing protein, translating into MNQKEWENGSGYYDPTAYHAIKNASYLPIVYICSPYSGDVEVNTQLARQYSRFALDKGTLPIAPHLLFPQFMNDLDVEERQHAMRMNLILLGRCEELWVFGDELSEGMRQEIKRAQHRNMMIRWFNQDCQEVNR; encoded by the coding sequence GTGAATCAAAAAGAATGGGAGAACGGATCAGGTTACTATGACCCGACCGCCTATCACGCAATTAAGAATGCAAGTTATTTACCCATTGTCTACATTTGCTCACCATATTCTGGTGATGTAGAAGTGAATACTCAATTAGCTCGGCAGTATTCTCGTTTTGCCTTAGATAAAGGAACATTACCTATCGCACCGCATCTTTTATTCCCACAGTTTATGAATGACTTGGATGTGGAAGAACGTCAACATGCGATGCGCATGAATTTAATACTATTAGGACGTTGTGAAGAATTATGGGTGTTTGGTGATGAGTTATCTGAAGGGATGCGGCAAGAAATTAAACGAGCCCAGCATCGGAATATGATGATTCGCTGGTTTAATCAAGACTGCCAGGAGGTTAATAGATGA